CACCTTCTTCTCGCTCGAGTACGGGCCGATGTTCGTGCCCAACTCGGCTCCCGAGGGCGCGGGCCGGCTGCGGATCGTGACGGCCAACCTGCTCTTCACGAACCGCGACATCGACGGGATGGTCGAGATGTTCGAGCGCCTGGACGCCGACGTCGTCGCGCTGCACGAGCTGAGCGGACCGCACGCCGAGGCGTTGGTGCGACGGATGGGAGACCGGTACCCGCACCGGGTCCTGCACCCCGAGCCCCACGCCCTGGGGATGGGGCTCATGTCGCGGGTGAGGCTCACCGAGGTCGTCACGCCTATGCTCGGGCGGGACGACTGCTCGTGCCACGCGGTGACGACGACGGTGGGGGGACAGCAGGTGACGATCGTCAACGCCCACCC
Above is a genomic segment from Actinomycetota bacterium containing:
- a CDS encoding endonuclease/exonuclease/phosphatase family protein; translated protein: MTVLALLYALAATVWTALRFTPVSAVRLFELVDLGAWLGFAPLMLLVPLALIRRRWHALALLMVPVTFFSLEYGPMFVPNSAPEGAGRLRIVTANLLFTNRDIDGMVEMFERLDADVVALHELSGPHAEALVRRMGDRYPHRVLHPEPHALGMGLMSRVRLTEVVTPMLGRDDCSCHAVTTTVGGQQVTIVNAHP